In Deferribacter desulfuricans SSM1, the following are encoded in one genomic region:
- a CDS encoding 30S ribosomal protein S27ae produces the protein MRDKIEAVEVKCPKCNRKQIVYIPKEPIPKCPDCGTQMVISELLDEGKSY, from the coding sequence ATGAGAGATAAGATTGAGGCAGTGGAAGTAAAATGCCCAAAATGCAATAGAAAACAGATAGTTTACATACCAAAGGAACCAATACCAAAGTGTCCTGATTGTGGGACACAAATGGTAATTAGTGAACTTTTAGATGAAGGAAAATCATATTAG
- a CDS encoding transporter substrate-binding domain-containing protein, with amino-acid sequence MRKFFVSLLVFLFAATFLYAADNSLWEKSTLNQILKRGELRVGLESGYKPFEMTAKNGEIIGFDVDLAKVMAKAMGVKLKIVNTAWDGIIPALITDKFDIIMSGMTITQKRNLQVNFADPYIIVGQTLLIHKKDAGKIKSYKDLNNPKYVIASKLGTTGYFAAKKYIPKAKVNAFETEADAFQDFINGKADAFVYDLPLCAYYYSLYKDRVVFLDKPFTFEPLGWAIKKGDPDFLNWLNNFLRQIKGDGTYDRIYKKWFKSKSWHKQVQ; translated from the coding sequence ATGAGAAAGTTTTTTGTTTCACTGTTAGTTTTTCTTTTTGCAGCAACTTTTCTTTATGCTGCAGATAATTCCCTTTGGGAAAAGTCCACTCTAAATCAAATTTTAAAAAGAGGTGAATTAAGAGTTGGACTTGAATCCGGTTATAAGCCATTTGAAATGACTGCAAAAAATGGCGAGATTATAGGTTTTGATGTGGATCTTGCAAAAGTAATGGCAAAAGCTATGGGTGTAAAACTCAAAATAGTTAACACCGCTTGGGATGGAATAATCCCTGCATTAATTACTGACAAGTTTGATATTATTATGTCTGGTATGACAATAACTCAAAAGAGGAATCTGCAAGTAAATTTTGCTGATCCTTATATTATTGTGGGACAAACACTATTAATTCATAAAAAAGATGCTGGGAAAATCAAATCATATAAAGATTTGAATAATCCAAAATATGTGATAGCTTCAAAACTTGGCACGACAGGTTATTTTGCTGCTAAAAAGTATATACCAAAAGCAAAAGTAAATGCTTTTGAAACTGAGGCAGATGCTTTTCAAGATTTTATAAATGGTAAAGCTGACGCTTTTGTATATGATCTTCCACTTTGTGCATATTACTATTCATTATACAAAGACAGAGTTGTGTTTTTAGATAAGCCTTTTACATTTGAGCCATTAGGTTGGGCTATCAAAAAAGGAGATCCAGATTTCTTAAACTGGTTAAATAACTTTTTAAGACAGATTAAAGGTGACGGTACTTACGACAGAATCTATAAAAAATGGTTCAAAAGCAAATCTTGGCATAAACAAGTTCAATAA
- a CDS encoding amino acid ABC transporter ATP-binding protein, translated as MTDYIIEATNVHKVYPNGVHALKGVTLKVKRQEVVVIIGPSGSGKSTFLRTLNLLETINDGKIIIDGVDLTSPKTNINKVREEVGMVFQQFNLFPHMTVLRNITLAPMVVRKMKKEEAEEIAIKLLEKVGLADKVNSYPSQLSGGQQQRVAIARALAMRPKIMLFDEPTSALDPEMIGEVLDVMKTLAKEGMTMVVVTHEMGFAREVADRVVFMDEGELIEENTPQEIFSNPKNERLKQFLGQIL; from the coding sequence GTGACTGATTATATAATTGAAGCCACTAATGTGCATAAAGTTTATCCAAATGGGGTGCATGCCTTAAAAGGCGTGACTTTAAAAGTAAAAAGACAGGAAGTGGTGGTTATTATTGGACCAAGTGGTTCGGGGAAATCAACTTTTTTGAGGACATTGAACTTGTTAGAGACAATAAATGATGGTAAAATTATAATAGATGGTGTGGATTTGACTAGTCCAAAAACAAATATTAATAAAGTGAGAGAAGAAGTTGGGATGGTTTTTCAGCAATTTAATCTTTTCCCACATATGACAGTCCTTCGTAATATTACTCTTGCGCCAATGGTTGTGAGAAAAATGAAAAAGGAAGAAGCAGAAGAGATTGCAATAAAGCTATTAGAAAAGGTGGGGTTAGCTGACAAGGTTAATAGTTATCCTTCACAGCTTTCTGGTGGACAGCAACAAAGGGTAGCAATTGCAAGAGCTCTTGCTATGAGACCAAAGATAATGCTTTTTGATGAGCCAACGAGTGCACTTGATCCAGAAATGATTGGTGAAGTACTTGATGTTATGAAGACATTGGCAAAAGAAGGGATGACGATGGTTGTTGTTACTCATGAGATGGGGTTTGCAAGAGAGGTTGCTGATAGAGTAGTTTTTATGGATGAAGGTGAGTTGATTGAGGAAAATACACCTCAGGAAATTTTTAGTAATCCTAAAAATGAAAGATTAAAACAGTTTTTAGGACAAATATTATAG
- a CDS encoding flagellin codes for MALTIYQNIMSLNSQRHLGGTQSALSKSLERLSSGLRINHAADDASGLAISEKLRGQITGLKRAVMNAQDGISMLQTAEGALEEVSSMLQRMRELAVQASNGTYTTNDRVELQKEIEQLKAEIDRISTATEFNTKKLLNGDGTALWSASDNKISAIIRGNVQEGNYKIKMESLSVGQNQVFQTDIMTVSEAENGVTITHNPSTSNGVEEIKDLVSSNSDNIYRVTVDGATTASDGYYKVSTYDGGDNTFDSTVDGDVIGSALNSTNGTYYIEVIFNNDFDGTTYDSTSNDGDANRSTLGNAYINIYNSDGTAFQTGIIANIEDTTTGDGGGNVILNMSNVSSATSGAISFNDILLDDGSTELTISAGEKVLISVYNASIPTTATGGYFDVYAPVTSGTPSNQVLKVTADSGLANSEHQVALLGFDTNGNLQTTDSFTLKIGSDSNGFLDPDDATFQGYTLNPGDVANENTKLSNIARFIDADGNNLFENKQELTIWGNGKSTTIYLEADDTVADLEKKLTDAIVNNLGMGSDDPTVNEHLVDYITTADPNSKFRTVAGTFVIQTAMVGEQGEIAFSGDQRLINALSLAEVQKAESSSVKVTVYDATTGDLIGSDETGNDRVDGVIQGIELVIDSRTSVNSQLNSSNELEFVENPNLTNEDYYLHVVDNSTDLQIGSNKGQDLSVSIPQLNTVGLGVDKIWVVSQELAKRAIPDIDNALSQVVTIRATIGAQINRLEHTVNNLNVAHENMTASESRIRDLDVAEEMATFTRYQILSQSGIAMLAQANQIPQMALQLLQG; via the coding sequence ATGGCACTAACAATTTATCAAAACATCATGTCTTTGAATTCTCAAAGACACCTTGGCGGGACTCAATCCGCACTTAGCAAATCACTCGAGCGTTTATCAAGTGGTTTAAGAATCAACCATGCAGCAGATGATGCTTCAGGTCTTGCAATCAGTGAAAAGTTGCGTGGTCAAATCACAGGTCTCAAAAGAGCGGTAATGAATGCACAAGATGGTATTTCAATGCTTCAAACTGCAGAAGGGGCATTAGAAGAAGTATCTTCAATGCTTCAAAGGATGCGTGAGCTTGCTGTACAAGCATCAAATGGTACTTATACCACAAATGACAGAGTTGAGCTACAAAAAGAGATTGAACAGCTAAAAGCAGAGATTGATAGAATATCAACTGCCACAGAGTTTAACACTAAAAAGCTATTAAATGGTGATGGGACAGCTCTATGGTCAGCAAGTGATAATAAAATCTCAGCAATAATAAGAGGTAATGTTCAAGAGGGAAATTACAAAATAAAAATGGAAAGCCTGAGTGTTGGCCAAAATCAAGTCTTCCAAACCGATATCATGACAGTATCTGAAGCAGAAAATGGAGTAACAATTACTCATAATCCATCAACGAGTAATGGTGTAGAAGAGATAAAAGATCTTGTTAGTAGTAATTCTGATAATATATATCGAGTGACTGTAGACGGTGCAACAACTGCGTCAGATGGTTATTATAAGGTTTCTACATATGATGGAGGGGATAACACGTTTGATTCGACAGTTGATGGTGATGTTATAGGTAGTGCTTTAAACTCTACAAATGGAACTTATTATATAGAAGTTATATTTAATAATGATTTTGATGGGACAACTTATGATAGTACATCAAATGATGGTGATGCAAATAGGAGTACACTTGGAAATGCATATATTAATATTTATAATTCAGATGGTACTGCATTTCAGACAGGAATTATTGCTAATATAGAAGATACCACTACAGGTGATGGTGGTGGTAATGTTATTTTAAATATGAGTAATGTAAGTTCAGCTACAAGTGGAGCGATATCATTTAATGATATATTATTAGATGATGGATCGACAGAATTAACTATTAGTGCAGGGGAAAAAGTCCTTATTTCAGTATATAATGCCTCTATACCTACAACAGCAACTGGTGGATATTTTGATGTTTATGCACCAGTTACAAGTGGTACACCATCAAATCAAGTATTAAAAGTTACAGCGGATAGTGGATTAGCTAATTCTGAACATCAAGTAGCCTTACTAGGGTTTGATACAAATGGTAATTTACAAACGACAGATTCTTTTACATTAAAGATTGGATCAGATTCTAATGGATTTTTAGATCCTGATGATGCAACATTTCAAGGTTATACTTTAAATCCTGGAGATGTTGCTAATGAAAATACTAAATTGAGCAATATCGCTAGGTTTATAGATGCTGATGGAAATAACCTATTTGAGAATAAGCAAGAACTTACAATCTGGGGAAATGGTAAATCAACAACAATTTATTTAGAAGCAGATGATACAGTAGCAGATTTAGAAAAGAAATTGACTGATGCCATAGTAAACAATCTAGGAATGGGATCTGATGATCCGACTGTCAATGAGCATTTAGTGGATTATATCACAACAGCTGATCCAAATAGTAAATTTAGAACTGTTGCAGGTACATTTGTTATTCAAACTGCTATGGTTGGGGAGCAGGGTGAAATTGCATTTTCTGGTGATCAAAGGTTGATAAATGCTTTATCATTAGCAGAAGTGCAAAAAGCTGAAAGTAGTAGTGTAAAAGTGACAGTTTACGATGCCACTACAGGCGATTTAATAGGCAGTGACGAAACTGGTAACGATAGGGTTGACGGTGTAATACAAGGTATTGAGTTGGTAATAGATTCAAGAACAAGTGTAAATTCTCAATTAAATTCATCAAATGAGTTGGAATTTGTGGAAAATCCAAATTTAACAAATGAGGATTATTATTTACATGTGGTAGATAATTCTACTGATTTGCAGATTGGTTCAAATAAAGGGCAGGATTTATCAGTATCAATTCCACAGCTTAATACTGTTGGGCTTGGTGTTGATAAAATTTGGGTAGTTTCTCAAGAATTAGCTAAAAGAGCGATTCCTGATATTGATAATGCCTTGAGTCAAGTTGTGACAATTAGGGCGACAATTGGTGCTCAAATAAACAGACTTGAGCATACTGTAAATAATTTGAATGTTGCGCATGAAAATATGACAGCAAGTGAGTCAAGGATTAGAGATCTTGATGTGGCAGAGGAGATGGCTACATTTACACGCTATCAAATTCTATCTCAATCAGGTATTGCGATGCTTGCTCAGGCAAATCAAATACCTCAAATGGCTCTTCAACTACTTCAAGGATAA
- a CDS encoding amino acid ABC transporter permease — protein sequence MNRKKNGFLWNIVFVLILISIGAFFYFSTKQINYIWRWDRVLQFVWHTYDKEIRAPFDGTAEIDGEKLIIVADDGEKELIKGFTKITVSNGDLVFEGDVVAKKRVSEPGPLLMGLYVTLKLSIISIFFAIIIGIITGLMRISENPALKKLAITYIELIRGTPLLVQIFIFYFFIGTVLQLNRFTAGVAALAVFAGAYVAEIVRAGIQSIHRGQTEAARSLGMNYFQTMRYIILPQALKRTIPPMAGQFISLIKDSSLVSVISITDLTKAGREVVTSTFQPFEVWFTVAALYLILTTTLSFLTQLLERRLAESD from the coding sequence GTGAATAGAAAGAAAAACGGATTTTTATGGAATATTGTGTTTGTTCTCATCTTGATATCAATTGGTGCATTTTTTTATTTTTCTACAAAACAGATTAACTATATCTGGAGATGGGACAGAGTATTACAATTTGTTTGGCACACCTATGATAAAGAGATTAGAGCTCCTTTTGATGGGACTGCCGAGATTGATGGTGAAAAGCTTATTATAGTGGCAGATGATGGAGAAAAAGAGCTTATTAAAGGGTTTACTAAAATAACGGTTTCAAATGGTGATCTTGTATTTGAAGGTGATGTTGTTGCTAAAAAGAGGGTTAGTGAACCAGGCCCATTACTAATGGGGCTTTATGTTACTTTAAAACTTTCAATTATTTCGATATTTTTTGCAATCATAATTGGGATAATTACTGGTTTAATGCGAATTTCTGAAAATCCTGCTTTAAAAAAACTTGCTATTACTTATATTGAATTAATTAGAGGGACTCCTCTTCTTGTTCAAATATTTATTTTTTACTTTTTTATCGGTACAGTTTTACAATTAAATAGATTTACTGCTGGTGTTGCTGCGTTAGCTGTTTTTGCAGGTGCATACGTTGCAGAAATAGTAAGGGCAGGTATCCAGTCTATACATCGAGGTCAAACAGAGGCAGCAAGGAGTCTGGGTATGAACTATTTCCAGACCATGAGATATATTATTTTGCCGCAGGCACTAAAGAGAACTATTCCTCCTATGGCAGGGCAGTTTATATCCTTAATAAAAGATTCTTCTCTTGTATCTGTTATTTCTATTACTGATTTAACAAAGGCTGGTAGAGAGGTTGTTACATCTACATTTCAACCATTTGAGGTGTGGTTTACTGTTGCAGCATTGTATCTAATTCTTACAACTACCCTGTCATTTTTAACACAATTACTTGAAAGGAGGTTGGCAGAAAGTGACTGA
- a CDS encoding DUF2292 domain-containing protein, producing MGAYPLKEVDTKRKMQLNELYKMLKEMFDSNFYGSIEIKFEAGKVTIVKKTESIKI from the coding sequence ATGGGTGCATATCCATTAAAAGAAGTTGACACAAAAAGGAAGATGCAGCTTAATGAGCTTTATAAAATGCTCAAGGAGATGTTTGACTCAAATTTTTATGGGTCTATTGAAATAAAGTTTGAGGCTGGAAAAGTTACCATTGTAAAGAAAACAGAGAGTATCAAAATCTAA
- a CDS encoding ATP-binding protein gives MISRNIEDFVLQILHSYNKICFISGPRQSGKTTFSKMILEHFQQSSYINWDIINHQKKIIKDPYFFENENRDLQKRFLVVFDEIHKYKDWKNYLKGCYDGYKDDFNFLVTGSGRLDLFKKGGDSLFGRYFAVNLFPFTLGELENKKFISWDEFEQILLNGFELKSFKTTYEQLWSFSGFPEPFLKNNIEFYNIWANERKKTVIKEDIRDAYYIKDISNIEILSTLLPFKVGSPLSVNSIREDLNVAFDSIKKWLLILEQFYYIFTVKPYSKSLPRAIKKENKVYLYDWVEIEDNAAKFENLVALHLFKTITLWTQTGKGNFDLYYLRDKEKREVDFLVTKDNQLLFLVEVKLNDTDLSKNLLYFQEKLKVPYAIQVVSKSGVLKKLKRNNYVQYIISADNFLYYLL, from the coding sequence ATGATAAGCAGAAATATTGAAGATTTTGTATTACAAATTTTACATTCATATAATAAAATTTGTTTTATTAGTGGCCCCAGACAATCTGGTAAAACCACATTTTCAAAGATGATATTGGAACATTTTCAGCAGAGTTCATACATAAATTGGGATATAATTAACCATCAGAAAAAAATTATTAAAGATCCATACTTCTTTGAAAATGAAAATAGAGATTTACAAAAAAGATTTTTAGTAGTTTTTGATGAAATACATAAATATAAAGATTGGAAAAATTATCTAAAAGGTTGTTATGACGGCTATAAAGATGACTTTAATTTTTTAGTTACTGGTAGTGGTAGGTTAGACCTTTTTAAAAAAGGTGGTGACAGCCTTTTTGGTAGATATTTTGCTGTAAACTTATTTCCTTTTACATTAGGGGAGCTTGAAAATAAAAAATTTATTTCCTGGGATGAATTTGAGCAAATATTATTAAATGGATTTGAGCTTAAAAGTTTTAAGACTACTTATGAGCAACTTTGGAGCTTTTCTGGATTTCCTGAACCTTTTTTGAAAAATAATATAGAATTTTATAATATTTGGGCTAATGAAAGAAAGAAAACAGTTATAAAAGAAGATATCAGAGATGCATATTATATTAAAGATATTTCAAATATTGAAATATTATCAACTCTTTTACCATTCAAAGTGGGATCACCTTTATCAGTTAATTCTATTAGAGAAGATCTAAATGTAGCTTTTGATTCAATAAAAAAGTGGTTATTAATTTTAGAGCAATTTTATTATATTTTTACAGTAAAACCTTATAGTAAATCTTTGCCAAGAGCGATTAAAAAGGAAAATAAAGTTTATCTTTATGATTGGGTAGAAATTGAAGATAATGCAGCAAAATTTGAAAATCTTGTTGCTCTACATCTTTTTAAAACAATAACATTGTGGACTCAAACTGGAAAAGGGAATTTTGATTTGTATTACCTCAGGGATAAAGAAAAAAGGGAAGTGGATTTTTTAGTAACTAAGGATAATCAGTTGCTTTTTTTAGTAGAAGTAAAATTAAACGATACTGATTTATCTAAAAACTTACTTTATTTTCAAGAAAAGTTGAAAGTTCCTTATGCAATACAGGTTGTTTCAAAAAGTGGTGTACTTAAAAAACTTAAAAGAAATAATTATGTGCAATACATAATTTCGGCTGATAATTTTCTTTATTATTTATTATAA
- the hemW gene encoding radical SAM family heme chaperone HemW, producing MLGLYIHIPFCKSKCKYCGFFSISNFDTDIVKNYLHAIEKELSVYTDYLFDTIYIGGGTPSVLDYDELENLLKAIQKLNLKKLKEFTFEANPESIDETKIKILKDCGVSRISIGVQSLDNNVLQFLGRIHQVKDVYTCIYFLKKHNFNFNVDVIFDIPTVSYKKIYNTLTKLCDLNPNHISAYSYSYDTAFLSEYKGDMKSHLIEIVDFLKDRGYHRYEISNFAKKGYESLHNITYWKMGDFIGVGAAAHSMKNLKNCRVRYSHPAEVKRYIENSFCFDNIEIIRDEKEILLENLVFGLRLTSGVELEIFKKLDILDLLSYLIKKGYLENNEDRVCLTKKGTLFLDYVQEYLYSNS from the coding sequence ATGCTTGGACTGTATATTCATATCCCTTTTTGTAAAAGTAAATGTAAATATTGTGGATTTTTTTCCATATCTAATTTTGATACTGATATTGTGAAGAATTATTTACATGCAATAGAGAAAGAGCTTTCTGTTTATACAGATTATCTGTTTGACACTATTTATATTGGTGGTGGGACGCCATCGGTTTTAGATTATGATGAATTAGAAAATCTCTTAAAAGCTATTCAAAAGCTAAATTTAAAGAAGTTGAAAGAGTTTACATTTGAGGCAAACCCAGAAAGCATAGATGAAACAAAAATAAAAATTTTAAAAGATTGTGGGGTTTCTAGAATAAGTATTGGTGTTCAATCTCTCGATAACAATGTATTGCAGTTTTTGGGTAGAATACATCAAGTAAAAGATGTTTATACTTGTATCTATTTTCTAAAAAAACATAACTTTAATTTTAATGTGGATGTAATTTTTGATATCCCCACTGTTTCTTATAAAAAGATTTATAACACATTAACTAAACTCTGTGATTTAAATCCAAATCATATTTCTGCTTATTCTTATTCATATGACACAGCTTTTTTGTCTGAGTATAAAGGTGATATGAAATCTCACTTAATTGAAATAGTGGATTTTTTGAAAGATAGGGGTTATCACAGATATGAGATTTCCAATTTTGCAAAAAAAGGTTACGAATCTCTCCACAATATAACCTATTGGAAGATGGGTGATTTTATAGGTGTTGGAGCAGCTGCACATTCTATGAAAAATCTGAAAAATTGTAGAGTTAGATATTCTCATCCTGCTGAGGTGAAAAGATATATTGAAAACAGTTTTTGTTTTGATAATATTGAAATAATAAGAGATGAAAAAGAAATATTGTTAGAAAACTTAGTGTTTGGCTTGAGACTCACTTCAGGTGTTGAGTTAGAAATTTTTAAAAAGTTGGATATTTTAGATTTATTGTCATATTTAATAAAAAAAGGATATTTAGAAAATAATGAGGATAGAGTATGTTTAACAAAAAAAGGAACTTTGTTTTTGGATTATGTACAGGAATATTTGTATTCCAACTCATGA
- a CDS encoding 2Fe-2S iron-sulfur cluster-binding protein → MFFSKKVKINVKNKNLIIEAKSGSNLFEVLINNGIPIESLCKGSGQCGKCKVKIVSADGKEINKPTKKDRLILAKINLDNGYRLACQYIVKSDVIVDTEEWIVEEDPNILKVTVKKVGQETKTDEVADDDSKDSEKIEKSNKNVVEESEGELKELKDGLILIQYPKGIKYFVYSASIGTISFDGYVKTDEPLIDLIDNNLLSDFIYNNVDVPDIDRVLIILDKAYYQGDNLLNLINYYSFEIGEMFCEIVQPLEKPSDLLTFFRLLNLQDGSLLIPIDNLNASYFKLDNKLYSLDLKYLSNRIDMSFLFQSGINPIIDISDDFKEISIKDTYFEPDSISPKAILKTVNNLVNMGIVDDQYRIKDRNELLDKVPIEILVKINKKGDESRFNVYRKKEVTLFVSDKDLINFYELRKLINSIIIYTEKFLGKISSIVLYSYTDIEDAVNVLINLGVFPKKYSKKITFFSGDPALLSIKFFGYKNVPSFLNKNFNELNSIELYKNENYNAILKKF, encoded by the coding sequence ATGTTTTTTAGTAAAAAGGTAAAAATTAATGTTAAAAATAAAAACCTTATTATTGAAGCAAAAAGTGGCTCTAATTTATTTGAGGTATTAATAAACAATGGTATCCCTATAGAATCTTTATGTAAAGGCAGTGGACAGTGTGGTAAGTGTAAGGTTAAAATAGTTTCTGCAGATGGAAAAGAGATAAATAAGCCAACAAAAAAAGATAGGTTGATTTTAGCAAAAATTAATCTTGATAACGGGTATAGACTTGCCTGTCAATATATTGTTAAATCAGATGTAATTGTAGATACTGAAGAATGGATTGTGGAAGAGGATCCAAATATTCTAAAAGTTACGGTAAAAAAAGTAGGCCAAGAAACTAAAACAGATGAAGTTGCAGATGATGATTCTAAAGATTCTGAAAAAATTGAGAAAAGTAATAAAAATGTAGTTGAAGAGTCTGAAGGTGAACTTAAAGAGTTAAAGGATGGTTTGATACTGATTCAATATCCAAAGGGTATTAAATATTTTGTCTATAGTGCAAGTATTGGGACTATTTCTTTTGATGGTTATGTAAAGACAGATGAGCCTCTGATTGATTTAATTGACAACAATCTGCTCTCTGATTTTATTTACAATAATGTTGATGTGCCAGACATTGATAGAGTTTTGATAATTCTCGATAAAGCATATTATCAGGGAGATAACCTTCTAAATTTGATAAATTATTATTCTTTTGAAATAGGGGAGATGTTTTGTGAAATAGTTCAGCCGCTTGAAAAGCCTTCTGATCTTTTGACTTTTTTTAGACTATTAAATCTACAAGATGGCTCATTACTAATTCCTATAGATAATTTGAACGCTTCATATTTTAAGTTGGATAACAAGCTTTATTCTCTTGATTTAAAATATCTTTCAAACAGAATTGATATGAGCTTTTTGTTTCAAAGCGGTATTAACCCTATTATAGATATTTCAGATGATTTTAAAGAGATATCAATAAAAGATACATATTTTGAACCAGATTCAATAAGTCCCAAAGCTATTTTGAAAACTGTAAATAACTTGGTAAATATGGGGATAGTAGATGACCAATATCGTATAAAGGATAGAAATGAGCTTTTAGACAAGGTGCCAATAGAAATTTTGGTAAAAATAAATAAAAAAGGTGATGAGAGCAGGTTTAATGTTTACAGAAAAAAAGAGGTTACTTTATTTGTTTCGGATAAAGATTTAATTAACTTTTATGAATTAAGAAAACTTATAAATTCAATTATAATTTATACAGAAAAATTTCTTGGCAAAATATCAAGCATTGTATTGTATTCTTACACGGATATTGAGGATGCTGTTAATGTGCTGATTAATTTAGGTGTTTTTCCTAAAAAGTATTCTAAAAAAATTACATTTTTTAGTGGTGATCCAGCATTATTATCAATCAAGTTTTTTGGCTATAAAAATGTTCCGTCATTTTTGAATAAAAACTTTAATGAGCTGAATTCTATTGAGCTATATAAAAACGAAAACTATAACGCTATTCTTAAAAAATTCTAA